From Humisphaera borealis, the proteins below share one genomic window:
- a CDS encoding polysaccharide pyruvyl transferase family protein: MNRRQFLQAGLALAAFPYVAPHVAHAQSASPRKRILLRSSWQTVNIGDIAHTPGMLRLLEQHLPDCQITLWPSSVENGVDEMLRRRFPKLQILAKDAAAKAEAFKTHDFLLHGSGPSIVGQASIVEWAEKTGKPYGIGGVTWTHSDAGLKVINGAKFAFFRDSVSLGVAKEHKSTCPILEFGPDATFACDLVNDAPAAAWLKEVGLEDGKFMCCIPKLRNSPYWEIKKGVAKDEKKHARNEAMKEHDIGPLRDAVTAVVTQTNMKVLLCPEDASQMKLNKEMIYDKLSDDVKKKVVWREQYWLTDFAQSVYTRSAGLFGNEQHSPIMCIGHGVPAIVCRYKEQTSKGFMWKDIGLSEWLFDHDLDEAHKGLTPAVLAIANDQPTARAKAAKAKAVADDRMKRMMDVLKDELGKL; encoded by the coding sequence ATGAATCGCCGACAGTTCCTTCAGGCGGGTCTGGCTTTGGCCGCGTTTCCGTATGTCGCGCCGCATGTCGCGCATGCGCAATCGGCCAGCCCGCGAAAGCGCATCCTGCTGCGGTCGAGCTGGCAGACGGTCAACATCGGCGACATCGCTCATACGCCGGGCATGCTTCGGCTGCTCGAGCAGCATCTGCCGGACTGCCAGATCACGCTTTGGCCAAGCAGTGTCGAGAACGGCGTCGATGAGATGCTTCGCCGTCGGTTCCCGAAACTGCAAATCCTGGCCAAAGACGCCGCCGCCAAGGCCGAGGCGTTCAAGACGCATGATTTTCTGCTGCACGGTTCGGGACCGTCGATCGTCGGGCAGGCGAGCATCGTCGAATGGGCAGAGAAGACCGGCAAGCCGTATGGCATCGGCGGGGTGACGTGGACGCATTCCGACGCCGGACTGAAGGTGATCAACGGCGCGAAATTCGCCTTCTTCCGCGACTCGGTCTCGCTCGGCGTCGCAAAGGAGCACAAGTCGACCTGCCCCATCCTGGAATTCGGCCCCGACGCCACCTTCGCCTGCGACCTTGTGAACGATGCCCCCGCGGCGGCCTGGCTCAAAGAGGTTGGGCTGGAAGACGGCAAGTTCATGTGCTGCATTCCGAAGCTGCGGAACTCGCCATACTGGGAAATCAAGAAAGGCGTCGCCAAGGACGAGAAGAAGCACGCCCGCAACGAAGCGATGAAGGAGCACGACATTGGCCCGCTGCGCGACGCTGTGACGGCGGTGGTCACGCAGACGAACATGAAGGTGCTCCTCTGCCCCGAAGACGCCAGCCAGATGAAGCTCAACAAGGAAATGATCTACGACAAGCTGTCGGACGACGTGAAGAAGAAGGTCGTCTGGCGCGAGCAGTACTGGCTGACGGACTTTGCCCAGAGCGTCTACACCCGCTCGGCCGGCCTGTTCGGCAACGAACAGCACAGCCCGATCATGTGCATCGGCCACGGCGTCCCCGCGATCGTCTGCCGCTACAAGGAACAGACGAGCAAGGGCTTCATGTGGAAGGACATCGGCCTGTCGGAATGGCTGTTCGACCACGACCTGGACGAAGCCCACAAGGGCCTGACGCCGGCCGTACTGGCGATCGCCAACGACCAGCCCACCGCCCGGGCCAAGGCCGCCAAGGCGAAAGCAGTCGCGGATGATCGTATGAAGCGGATGATGGACGTGCTGAAGGACGAACTGGGGAAACTCTGA